A genomic segment from Pediococcus acidilactici encodes:
- a CDS encoding helix-turn-helix transcriptional regulator — protein sequence MEKKIYNIGVEATMDVIGGKWKPIILCNLRHGKQRPSELRRQISGISQKMLTQELRELERDHIVVRKSYNVIPPKVEYSLSEYGLTLSTLLDQLCSWGEMHVQTLQKNGVDVELNCAGTPTTN from the coding sequence ATGGAGAAAAAAATATACAATATCGGAGTTGAAGCAACGATGGACGTGATTGGCGGAAAATGGAAGCCAATTATCCTGTGCAACCTTCGCCACGGGAAACAACGCCCAAGCGAATTGCGTCGGCAAATTTCTGGCATCAGCCAAAAAATGCTCACTCAAGAATTACGCGAATTGGAACGAGATCACATTGTAGTCCGCAAATCTTACAACGTAATTCCCCCTAAGGTAGAATATTCCCTCAGTGAATATGGATTGACCTTGTCTACCCTATTAGACCAGTTGTGTTCATGGGGTGAAATGCACGTACAGACTTTACAAAAAAATGGCGTAGATGTTGAGTTAAATTGTGCCGGCACGCCCACTACAAATTAA
- a CDS encoding aquaporin family protein, with protein MEYSFFAKLAAEFLGTAILVILGNGSVANVELKGTKGNGSDWLVIAVGYGCGVMVPALMFGTVSGAQINPAFTIGLAVSGMFSWSQVIPFVVAQMLGAIIGQLVVYWAYLPHYDQTTDPESIFGTFGTIDASDSLWNGFVNEFVGSFILFFGATAFTHAPYFKENMSSVFIALGFLVGTLVASLGGATGPALNPARDLGPRLVHAILPIKHKGSSQWNYAPIPVVAPILAGICAVALYKGIFL; from the coding sequence ATGGAATATAGTTTTTTTGCTAAATTAGCTGCCGAATTTTTAGGTACCGCTATTTTAGTTATTTTAGGAAATGGTTCAGTTGCCAACGTGGAACTTAAGGGAACCAAGGGAAACGGTAGCGACTGGCTAGTAATTGCCGTTGGTTACGGTTGCGGGGTAATGGTTCCGGCATTGATGTTTGGTACCGTATCAGGAGCCCAAATCAACCCCGCCTTTACAATTGGGCTAGCCGTTTCTGGAATGTTTAGCTGGTCTCAGGTCATCCCATTCGTAGTTGCGCAAATGCTTGGGGCAATTATTGGACAACTAGTTGTTTATTGGGCTTACTTACCCCACTACGACCAAACCACTGACCCAGAATCAATTTTTGGAACTTTTGGAACCATTGACGCAAGTGATAGCTTATGGAACGGTTTCGTTAACGAGTTTGTTGGTTCGTTCATTCTTTTCTTTGGAGCAACGGCCTTCACTCACGCACCATATTTTAAAGAAAACATGAGCTCAGTATTTATCGCTCTAGGATTCTTGGTTGGAACTTTGGTCGCTTCACTTGGTGGTGCAACTGGTCCAGCCCTCAACCCTGCCCGTGACTTAGGTCCTCGTTTAGTTCACGCTATCTTACCAATCAAACATAAAGGTTCTTCCCAATGGAACTACGCCCCAATTCCAGTAGTTGCTCCTATTTTAGCGGGAATCTGTGCGGTAGCGTTGTACAAAGGGATCTTCTTATAA
- the ccpA gene encoding catabolite control protein A: MSKQTITIYDVAREAGVSMATVSRVVNGNPNVKPDTRKKVNEVIERLDYHPNAVARGLASKKSTTIGVILPDITEMFFAALARGIDDIASMYKYNIILENSDEDVDKKVEVLENLLAKQVDGVIYMGNAIDDRLREALKSARTPVVFAGSVDDKHALPSVSIDNEAAVYESVRKLIENKNKKVAFVSGPLSQPVNGKFRIEGYKRALAESKIDFDESLVFETTNTYEDGIKLASQIASSDITAAFVANDRLAVGLLNGLQDLNVKVPEEFEIMTSNNTNLTKMVRPQISSIGHPMYDTGAVAMRLLTKLMNKEEVEERNITLPFDMVFRQSTK, from the coding sequence ATGTCAAAACAAACTATTACAATTTACGATGTTGCTCGTGAAGCCGGCGTTTCCATGGCAACCGTCTCTCGGGTGGTTAACGGGAACCCTAACGTTAAGCCAGATACGCGCAAGAAGGTTAACGAAGTAATTGAACGCTTAGATTATCATCCTAATGCGGTTGCGCGGGGATTAGCAAGTAAAAAATCAACCACCATTGGGGTGATTTTGCCAGATATTACCGAAATGTTCTTTGCTGCCTTAGCACGGGGAATTGACGACATCGCTTCAATGTACAAATACAACATTATTTTGGAAAACTCTGATGAAGACGTCGACAAAAAAGTGGAAGTACTTGAAAACTTACTTGCAAAGCAAGTTGACGGGGTTATTTACATGGGAAATGCAATTGACGACCGTTTGCGGGAAGCTTTGAAATCAGCGCGGACTCCGGTAGTTTTTGCAGGATCTGTTGATGATAAGCATGCTTTACCATCGGTCAGCATTGATAACGAAGCTGCCGTTTACGAATCGGTACGTAAATTAATTGAAAACAAAAACAAGAAGGTGGCCTTTGTTTCCGGTCCACTTTCTCAACCAGTAAACGGGAAGTTCCGGATCGAAGGCTACAAACGTGCTTTGGCAGAATCAAAGATTGATTTTGATGAAAGCCTAGTATTTGAAACTACCAACACTTATGAAGACGGAATTAAATTAGCTTCGCAAATTGCTTCTAGCGACATCACGGCTGCTTTCGTTGCTAACGACCGTTTAGCAGTTGGTCTATTAAATGGTTTACAAGACCTTAACGTAAAAGTTCCAGAAGAATTTGAAATTATGACTAGCAACAACACTAACTTAACTAAGATGGTTCGGCCACAAATCAGTTCAATTGGTCATCCAATGTACGATACTGGGGCAGTTGCAATGCGGTTGTTGACTAAGTTAATGAATAAAGAAGAAGTTGAAGAACGTAACATTACCTTGCCATTTGACATGGTGTTCAGACAATCAACTAAATAA